The following proteins are co-located in the Phocoena phocoena chromosome 1, mPhoPho1.1, whole genome shotgun sequence genome:
- the RD3 gene encoding protein RD3, translating into MSLIPWLRWNEAPPRLSSRSPAQMVLETLMVELEGQMREAERQQWERSNAVRKVCTGVDYSWLARAPRPTYDLSPGERLQLEDVCAKIHPSYCGPAILRFRQLMAEQEPEVQEVSRLFRSVLQEVLERMKQEEEAHKLTRQWSLRPRSSLATFRSRARITPFASDIRTISQDVERDAPPLHRTWSMPEFRAQKED; encoded by the exons ATGTCCCTCATCCCATGGCTCCGGTGGAACGAGGCTCCGCCACGGCTGTCGTCTCGGAGCCCGGCTCAGATGGTGCTCGAGACGCTCATGGTGGAGCTAGAGGGGCAGATGCGAGAGGCTGAGAGGCAGCAGTGGGAGCGCAGCAATGCCGTCAGGAAGGTCTGCACCGGAGTGGACTACAGCTGGCTGGCCAGAGCGCCCCGGCCCACCTACGACCTCAGCCCTGGCGAGAGGCTGCAACTAGAGGACGTCTGCGCCAAGATCCACCCATCCTACTGTGGGCCCGCCATCCTCAG GTTCCGGCAGCTGATGGCAGAGCAGGAGCCCGAAGTGCAGGAGGTGTCCCGGCTCTTCCGCTCGGTGCTGCAGGAAGTCCTGGAGAGGatgaagcaggaggaggaggcGCACAAGCTGACCCGTCAGTGGAGCCTGCGGCCCCGCAGCAGCCTGGCCACCTTCAGGAGCCGCGCGCGCATCACCCCCTTCGCCAGCGACATCCGCACCATCTCCCAGGACGTGGAGCGGGACGCGCCGCCGCTGCACCGGACCTGGAGCATGCCCGAGTTCCGGGCACAAAAAGAGGACTGA